The sequence below is a genomic window from Leptospira inadai serovar Lyme str. 10.
ATGTTCAGAGGACAGAGGACAGAGGACAGAGGACAGAGGACAGAGGTCAGAGGACAGAACATTGATGAGCGGAGATTCCATGTTCTGGAGAAAGATTCCTGTGTACAGGGGATTTTTCCCTACTCCTGTAACTTTTCCAACATCGAGCAGCTACTGTCTTCTGAAAGCGCCAGGGATGTGCAGGGCTTTAGTCCCGCATGGCTAATATTCGGAATTCTTTATTTCCCAGGATTTCCATGCGGGATGAGGCGAATAGCCGAACCCGAAACAGCCCGGTCCCTGCGAATGCAGGGAGGCGCCCTTAGATTCCTTTGCATATCTCCTAAATTCTACTTGATGAGAGGCCCAGTCTTCCCTTATGCTGGGAGAAAATCGCTTGAATGCAGGCCCAAGAGCCAAAAAATTGGAAAAATAGCCGGAGACTGAATGCAGAGGAAGCCCCAACCTAAACCCACGGATAAACTGTTTAGCCATAGAATTAATGAAAAAATTACTGGGGTTGCCCAAGTAAGATTGGTCACAGATGACGGTGTGATGATCGTCGGCTTTGAAGAAGCCCTCCGGAAGGCGAAGGAAGAAAACCTGGACTTGGTAGAAGTATCCGGGGACCAGGAAATTCACGTTTGCAAGCTGATCGATTACGGTAAATACAAGTTCGAGCTACTTAAAAAAAGCAAAGAAGCGAAGAAGAAGCAACACGTAATCAATGTAAAAGAAGTAAAGATTCGCCCTCGGATCGATCAGCATGATTATGAGATTAAAAAGCGCCACGCAGTCGAATTCCTTCAAAAAGGGGACAAGGTGAAAGTGAGCCTCCGCTTCCGGGGCCGAGAAATGATGCACTCGGAATTAGGGATGAACGTAGTCAATCGAATGGTTGAAGACTTAAAAGGTCATGGTACGCCTGAACGGGAACCGGTGTTAGACGGACGCCAAATCGTCGTCGTGATCACCCCCGCCGTCGCGAAATAGTGAGCAGGAACTTAGGAGTTATTGAGGTAGGAAAATGCCCAAGCTGAAGACAAACAGGGCCGCAGCAAAACGGTTCAAGTTTTCCAAAAATAATAAGATTAAACGGAAGAGCATGAATACCCGTCACATTCTTACCAAAAAAGGACCTAAAAGACGCCGTCGTCTCCGGGGAATGACTTTGGTCGTGGATGCCGATTGGAAATCAATCGTTAGATTAATGCCTTACGGAGTGCGCTAATGCCAAGAGCTACAAACGGAACCATTCATAAGAACCGTCGCAAAAAAATCCTGAAGCAAGCTAAGGGATTTAGAGGCGCTCGTTCTAAGCTTTATAGAACCGCTAAATCTGCCGTAATGAAAGCCGGTCAGTGGGCATACCGCGATCGCCGTGCAAAAAAACGTGATTTCCGCAAATTATGGATTATTCGTATCAATGCTGCAGCGCGGGAAGCAGGACTTTCCTATTCACAATTCATGTATGGCTTGAAAAAAGCTAACATCGATTTAGATAGAAAAGCGTTGGCTGAACTTGCTTTTAGCGATAAAGAGACGTTCAACGCTCTGGTCGAAAAAATCAAAGTCGCCGTTTAATTCAAACCGTCGAATTTTCTCTCTCCTCCGATGGGGAGGGGAAGCGCCGAAAAAACCTTGTTTTTTGGTAAGAAATCAAAAAAGGGCCCGGATTCTCCCGGGCTCTCTTTGTTTTTCTAAAAAAAGGTTTTTCTCTTTTGCCGAAAATAGAAAAATAGGATGGATTTCGCCGATTTAGCGGTCCAAAAAGATTCAGGTCGTTCTTAAGGAATGACCTTTATGCGTCCTATTATAAATCACATACCGGAAGGATGAGGTTCTCATTATGCTAACAATGGAGACTATCGAAGAACTCGAAAGTAAGGTCATTAAGGCTCTCGAACTGATTAGCGATCTTCGGGCCGAAAACGGCCGGTTAGAATCGGAAAACGAAACTCTCCGTGCGGAAAATGACCAGATGAAACTGGCCATGGAGGAAAAGGAGAAAGAGCTGGCTTCTCTCCGCGAGCAACTCCAAAAGACCACGAAAGAACTCGAGGAGATGAAAGAGAGGGAGCGGGCACTCGAAGGGAAAATCAATCAACTTCTCGGGCGTTTGGATGGTCTGCCGGCTTCACCCGTGAGTGCATCAAGTTCTAACGCGTCTTCCCCATCTTCGCCGCCTATGGATAGTTCTTCCGCCCCTTCCGCTAGTTCGGCTCCTGCTACGGCTGCCGCTTTCGCCGGGGGTTCCGCAGTTCCTTCCGCTAGTTCTATTCCGATTCCTTCAGTGGTTGCCGATTCATCCGAAGAGGATTTCAACGAGGACGATGAAATTATCCTTCTGGACGACGAAGACGACGATATCGCGGTAATTTCCGAATCGCCCGAAGATAGTTCGGGAGGGGATGATGAGATCATCATAACCGACGAGCCTATCGACGATTTTAGCCCGGTGTCTGCGGACGATGATGACATCATCATTGAAGATGATGACGATGCGATCAGCGTGTTCGACGCGGATGAAGACGATGATTTTCTCGTCATAGAAGACGAACCGAAAGATCATAAAGATCATAAAGATCACAAAGATACCAAGCCCTAGCTAGCGATGAGCGAAAAGATTACGACACGCATCTTAGGGGACGAGTATACGATCGTCGGGGATGCGGATCCGGAATATATCAAACAATTGGCGGAAGTCGTCGATCGTAAGATCCGGGAACTCAGTTTGGGGATGCCTTCTTCCTCAAAGCTGAAGTTAGCGGTCCTAGCCGCCTTGAATTTTGCGGACGAACTGGAGCAATTAAAAAATGCCCGACCCTCTTCTTCCGGGCCATCTTCCCCCGAGGCCGAAGAAAAAACGCGAAAACTGATTACCCTTTTGGAAGAAGGTCTCATAGGGGACCTTTAATTTGCTATCGAAACGAGAAGCGAGAAGGATCAGTAAGGACTCCGTTCTACGTCTTTCCGATCGCGCTAAAAAAGAGAATCGAATCCGAGAGTGTTTGCGCGAAATGATTCTTCATTCTTTGGAGAAAAGGACTTCCCTTAGGATCATTTCCTATGTCGCCGACGAATACGAAATCGATCCGGTTTCCTTCGCAGAATCACGATTGCTAAGCGAACAGGGCGCCTCTTTCTTTTTTCCCAAGGTCCAAAACCGGGATTTGGTATTTATAAAACCGGAGAGATTCGAAACCGGTGCGTTTAACATTCAGGAGCCCGTTGGGAAAGAAATAATTTCTCCGCAGGAGGCCGATTTGATCCTAGTGCCCGCCCTGGCCTGGTCGTTTGAGGGAGCGCGATTGGGGAGGGGGAAAGGGTTTTATGATCACGCGCTTTCCGGGGTTCCACAAGCGAGTCTGATCGGCCTAACATTCGAATCTCTGTTTCCCTGCGAATTTTTGGCGGAAGAGCACGACATTCGAGCTGGGATCATTCTTACTGATAAAAAAAACCATTGCTTTCCAAAGAAAAACGATGAAAATTCAGTCCGATAAATTGAAAATCTGAGAATTCAGCGCTTCCGAAATCCGATTGTATATGGGGGCCGTTGATTCACCGGGAAGGAGTTTTTACTTTTTTTCGGAAATTTACCTACGTGGAGGACCGGTGAGAGCCATCGAAAAATTGAATCCCGCTGAAGACGTTCAAGCCGGTAAAGAACTAGAAGGGTTGAAGGAATTCCTGACCTTCGAAGTGGATAAGGAACTTTTCGGAATCGATATCCTGCACATTCATGAAATCTTAAAACCGGTTCCTATTACCCGCATTCCGAATGTGGAAGGTTTCATTCTTGGAGTGATTAATTTGCGCGGTGAAATCATTCCGATTATGGATTTAAAGGAGCTGTTCGGTCTTGGATTTTGCGATATCCTGCCTTCCACGAGAATCATCGTAGTCGTTAACGGCGAAAAGCGAGGCGGCTTGTTGGTCGATTCCGTAAAGCAAGTAGTCAAGATTCATCGGGATAAAATCAGCGAGGCCGGCGCGGAATTGAGCGTAAGCTACAGTGAATTGATCGAATCCGTAAGCCAATATGAAGAAACTCTGGTTCTTAATTTGAATCTCTCCAAGCTAATCGACTTTACTGCGGAGGAAAACTAAGTGGCCGGAGTATTAGGAGAATACACCGAACTTTTTCTGGAAGAATCGGAAGACCAGATCGAAGAACTAAATGCCAATTTATTAAAATTGGAAAAAGACCAGTCCGATCCGGCGACGATCAACGACATCTTTCGAGCCGCGCATTCCCTTAAAAGTTCGGCAGCCTTCGTAGGGTTATATAATCTCTCGGACTTGGCTCATAAAATGGAGAACCTTCTCCAAAGTATTCGAGACGGAAAACTCGCCGTAAAACTTTCTCTCGTAAATCTATTATTTCAATGTTTTGATCTTATCAAGAACGTAATCGTCAACGTCTCTCAAGGGAAGAAAGTCGACACGCCTTATACGGATATGATCCGTAGATTGGAAGCGTATGAAAACGATCCCGGAGCGGCCCAAGAAGCCCGAGGGAAGTCGGAATCTCCCGCGAGTACGGCTTCGGAGGAAAAGAATCAACAATCGCATTCCTCGAATTCGTCGCATCTGGAACTGGACGGAGACGATCAGAAAGAATTGGAAGAGATACTTCGGGCAAACGGGGGAAGTTTTTGGATTCTCAAGGTCGGCTTAAAGTCGGACGCTCCGATGAAAAGTCTGCGCTATTCTCTTATTCTTCAGAATTTAAAATCCATCGGAACCATCTACAGAACCAATCCTAACTTGGAGGAATTGGAAAAAGGAACGGAGGCCATAGTCCTGACGATTCTCATCCTGAGTCAGAAAGCTCAGGAAGACTTGACCAAGGCCGCCAATGTGGATATGGTCGAGACCCTTACCATAGAGGAATTTCATCCTAATTCTCAGCTCGGTTATACCGCCGATTCGAATGCGATCACTTCTTTTCAACTGGACGAGGAGGAAAAAGCCGGTGAGGCGAAAATCACATTAAAGAGTATTAAAGTTTCCTCCGATAAACTGGATCAACTCATGAATAACGTCGGGGAATTGGTGATCACCAATTCCGGCTTTCAGAAGATTTATGACGATTTATTACGGACCTTCGGAGAGGATCAACTCTTCAACGAACTAAAAGGGCGAATCGATTTAATCAATCGAATTTCCAAGGAACTGCAATCCGGAATCATGAATATCCGGATGGTTCCTATTTCGACGGTTTTCCGTCGCTTCTCGCGTCTTGTGCGCGACCTCTCACTCGAGACGGGAAAAAAAGTGGACCTGATTCTTAATGGAGAATCCACCGAACTGGACAAGAAAGTGATCGATGCGTTAGGAGAGCCGCTACTGCATCTGATTCGCAATTCGGTCGACCATGGAATCGAATCTCCGGAAGAAAGAAAACGTATCGGAAAACCGGAAATAGGAATCGTAGAGTTGAACGCCTACCAGGGCGGCAGCAATATCATGGTGGAAATTCGAGACGACGGAAAGGGGCTCGACGTGGAACGAATTCGTCGTAAGGCCGTCGAAAAGGGATTGGTTTCGGAGGCGGACGCTGCGGGTCTTTCGGAAAACGACGTTTATCAATTTATCTTTGCCCCGGGATTTTCCACGGCGGATAAGATTACGGACATCTCCGGTCGCGGAGTCGGAATGAATGTCGTAAATAATTTAATTCAGGAATTTAAGGGAAAAATCCTGATCCAATCACAGAAAGGTCACGGAACTTCTTTCGTATTATCCTTTCCGCAGGCTTTGGCGATTATCCCTTCCATTTTAATCATGATGGAAGAGGAAGTTTATGCGTTCCCGTTATCCGAAGTGAACGAAACGATCAAGGTCAGTAACGAACAGATCACCACTTTGGAAGGGAACGAAATCATCAATCTTCGGGGAGAAGTTTTGCCGATCTATCGATTGAATCGGATACTCGGATTACAGGATAAAACGGATAGGGAAGAATCCCCCGTCGTAATAGTTCAATTCAAGGGAAGAAAACTGGGCTTCATGGTGGATGAGTTAGTCGGAAAACATGAAACGGTTATCAAGTCCTTGGAGAAGAACTTCAAAAATATCAAAGGACTCACCGGTGCTTCCATCATGGGAGACGGTACCATTATTATGGTTCTCGATATTCCAGGATTAGTCGAGATAGCTTCTTATCTGGACGAAACCGGCAGGTACATCAACTATCATTTGGAGACGATGAAGAGAATCAGTACGATCCGAACGATTGAAACCGAAGAGGAGATGTACGTTCAAAAAACTTCCAATCCTACGAACGTATACAATCATAAACTGCACGAGATTACGACTCGCGAAAGAGCGAAACGGAAGAAGACCGAAAGCAAAAAGGCAGATGATTCCGGAAAGATCGTCGCCGGGAAAGAGGATCTGCATCGGGAAGGTGCGGGAAAAACCGAAGGCGCGTTCTCCGTCGAACTCAAAGTCAGCGAGGATCGTCTTTTACCCGATGGAAGTAAGACGGCGGAACCTTCCGCCCCGTCCGTTTCGAATACTGCTGTCATGGATAAGACCGCCCCCTCCGCTTCTAAATTCGGAATGGAGGACAAATACAGATCCCATATTTCGGAACTCATCTCGGATTCGGTTACCACCGACGAGGAAAAGAAGAGAGCCGAACATATCATCGAGGGCTTTATAGAACAAAAAAAACAAAGGATGATGTCCGTTTCACATTCCAAGGATTTTACGGGAAATTTAACGAGAGAGCAGATTAAAAAAATCGAAGCAGTCGTAAATACCGGGATGATGAATGCCGGGATGGTCTTATCCCAAATTCTAGATCGAAATGTGGATCTCTTTATTCCAGAAATTCTAATGAACGATAAGGAAGGTTTGGCTTCCGAAATTAGATTTTCCGACGATAAATTCTACGGGATGAAGGTTCGGATGAACGGGGATCTGAACGGAAATCTTTTGATGATGTTTTCCAGAGAGAACGCTAAGAATCTCGCCAAAGAACTTTTGGATACGGTCTCTCCGGGCGATAATCTGGACGACGACACTAAGAGCGTTTTATCCGAAATTTCGAATATCGTCTGTGCCTCCGTTCTAAATTCCATTTCCAATAAGGCTAAAGTAAGCGTTATGCCTGCCGTTCCGGAGTTGGTGGAAGGAACGTTTTTAGAGGTCTTGGATGCGGTTAAACCCGAACGAACGAAATTTTTGAGTATGCTAACCGAATTCAATCATGAAGGAAATAACTTGCTCGGCGTTCTTTTGTTCCTTCCGGATTTCGATGAGCTAATGGCA
It includes:
- the infC gene encoding translation initiation factor IF-3, yielding MQRKPQPKPTDKLFSHRINEKITGVAQVRLVTDDGVMIVGFEEALRKAKEENLDLVEVSGDQEIHVCKLIDYGKYKFELLKKSKEAKKKQHVINVKEVKIRPRIDQHDYEIKKRHAVEFLQKGDKVKVSLRFRGREMMHSELGMNVVNRMVEDLKGHGTPEREPVLDGRQIVVVITPAVAK
- the rpmI gene encoding 50S ribosomal protein L35; this encodes MPKLKTNRAAAKRFKFSKNNKIKRKSMNTRHILTKKGPKRRRRLRGMTLVVDADWKSIVRLMPYGVR
- the rplT gene encoding 50S ribosomal protein L20 — its product is MPRATNGTIHKNRRKKILKQAKGFRGARSKLYRTAKSAVMKAGQWAYRDRRAKKRDFRKLWIIRINAAAREAGLSYSQFMYGLKKANIDLDRKALAELAFSDKETFNALVEKIKVAV
- a CDS encoding cell division protein ZapA, which produces MSEKITTRILGDEYTIVGDADPEYIKQLAEVVDRKIRELSLGMPSSSKLKLAVLAALNFADELEQLKNARPSSSGPSSPEAEEKTRKLITLLEEGLIGDL
- a CDS encoding 5-formyltetrahydrofolate cyclo-ligase codes for the protein MLSKREARRISKDSVLRLSDRAKKENRIRECLREMILHSLEKRTSLRIISYVADEYEIDPVSFAESRLLSEQGASFFFPKVQNRDLVFIKPERFETGAFNIQEPVGKEIISPQEADLILVPALAWSFEGARLGRGKGFYDHALSGVPQASLIGLTFESLFPCEFLAEEHDIRAGIILTDKKNHCFPKKNDENSVR
- a CDS encoding chemotaxis protein CheW, producing the protein MRAIEKLNPAEDVQAGKELEGLKEFLTFEVDKELFGIDILHIHEILKPVPITRIPNVEGFILGVINLRGEIIPIMDLKELFGLGFCDILPSTRIIVVVNGEKRGGLLVDSVKQVVKIHRDKISEAGAELSVSYSELIESVSQYEETLVLNLNLSKLIDFTAEEN
- a CDS encoding chemotaxis protein CheW, producing MAGVLGEYTELFLEESEDQIEELNANLLKLEKDQSDPATINDIFRAAHSLKSSAAFVGLYNLSDLAHKMENLLQSIRDGKLAVKLSLVNLLFQCFDLIKNVIVNVSQGKKVDTPYTDMIRRLEAYENDPGAAQEARGKSESPASTASEEKNQQSHSSNSSHLELDGDDQKELEEILRANGGSFWILKVGLKSDAPMKSLRYSLILQNLKSIGTIYRTNPNLEELEKGTEAIVLTILILSQKAQEDLTKAANVDMVETLTIEEFHPNSQLGYTADSNAITSFQLDEEEKAGEAKITLKSIKVSSDKLDQLMNNVGELVITNSGFQKIYDDLLRTFGEDQLFNELKGRIDLINRISKELQSGIMNIRMVPISTVFRRFSRLVRDLSLETGKKVDLILNGESTELDKKVIDALGEPLLHLIRNSVDHGIESPEERKRIGKPEIGIVELNAYQGGSNIMVEIRDDGKGLDVERIRRKAVEKGLVSEADAAGLSENDVYQFIFAPGFSTADKITDISGRGVGMNVVNNLIQEFKGKILIQSQKGHGTSFVLSFPQALAIIPSILIMMEEEVYAFPLSEVNETIKVSNEQITTLEGNEIINLRGEVLPIYRLNRILGLQDKTDREESPVVIVQFKGRKLGFMVDELVGKHETVIKSLEKNFKNIKGLTGASIMGDGTIIMVLDIPGLVEIASYLDETGRYINYHLETMKRISTIRTIETEEEMYVQKTSNPTNVYNHKLHEITTRERAKRKKTESKKADDSGKIVAGKEDLHREGAGKTEGAFSVELKVSEDRLLPDGSKTAEPSAPSVSNTAVMDKTAPSASKFGMEDKYRSHISELISDSVTTDEEKKRAEHIIEGFIEQKKQRMMSVSHSKDFTGNLTREQIKKIEAVVNTGMMNAGMVLSQILDRNVDLFIPEILMNDKEGLASEIRFSDDKFYGMKVRMNGDLNGNLLMMFSRENAKNLAKELLDTVSPGDNLDDDTKSVLSEISNIVCASVLNSISNKAKVSVMPAVPELVEGTFLEVLDAVKPERTKFLSMLTEFNHEGNNLLGVLLFLPDFDELMALIPKF